In Cataglyphis hispanica isolate Lineage 1 chromosome 10, ULB_Chis1_1.0, whole genome shotgun sequence, a genomic segment contains:
- the LOC126852192 gene encoding uncharacterized protein LOC126852192 isoform X3: MFLLHSYGFACLFFVLGFYTLFSILNLRSLISSRPFMSTINIFLCLLGASRAACLFIDPYNLKETMPKVIGSIIWDIGYPCITSAFCLIQLAFLQLTKLKFGPEKIQKESCLSLIITAHFFFIIASDITLSSHNCYMAKYVVQAAFLVWSIFLYLAFLHAAYKVDHLLRTMPSSMLTRDNINAHQKGIMQLAILAPYSNLATSVAAALVPTLLGPKMKSPEESEPTNANKSAEEATAEEESRITTKVYKIEESVRKETNRVTIVPTCTVQSPSQEQKSAVPEVYVRPPTPTPSTANLPIITVSSPSRRSSMASRRGSDTSNRSSRRNSECSVRFVNEDDTSPITEGSPRRMTEGSPRYLPRMRVDEPLERSRSPENVSRRYSENITPSGSTRELRRCSDFTHEKNRGSQFATKLRRNSDFGNRTPRRMLPPETEHVRLPKVLDLSPVGSRRNSDIGSFASSRPDSRRNSESCYRRNSEFVHIKPLIINRRSSDISIKTLDRSPTHFQSIVPVKMETQEKSESDSDQPDCSEKAALMKNNLKSKDEETKARKKNLSWNDKSIEDPENITAETNLLPETPNEARVMGTDFTLHSILNHIAYVNRAKSDTPLHIPEADTAAARKSQVRRVLNVTRATAILGILLCVMDAFRIFGPYGLFAETVRYGAEPAPTQFPKPWPWLLYQTISRAFELVMGCAMASITKQPSVSPRHQYLSGYPNYSPRVKRGNNPYI, encoded by the exons ATGTTCCTATTGCATTCGTACGGTTTTGCATGCCTCTTCTTCGTACTTGGGTTTTATACACTCTTCTCTATTCTAAATTTAAG ATCTCTCATATCAAGCCGACCGTTCATGTCcacgattaatatattcctATGTTTACTTGGAGCGTCGCGAGCCGCTTGCCTGTTCATAGATCCATACAATCTGAAGGAGACGATGCCAAAGGTCATCGGATCGATCATATGGGACATTGGATATCCGTGCATCACGTCTGCCTTCTGCCTGATACAATTGGCATTCCTTCAACTGACGAAG CTAAAATTCGGTCCGGAGAAGATACAGAAAGAATCCTGCCTCAGTCTCATCATAACGGCGCATTTCTTCTTCATCATCGCCAGCGACATCACTCTGTCCTCCCATAATTGCTACATGGCGAAATACGTGGTTCAAGCGGCATTTCTCGTATGGAGCATCTTTCTATATCTCGCGTTCCTGCACGCAGCTTACAAAGTCGATCATCTACTTCGTACCATGCCAAGCAGTATGTTAACACGGGATAATATCAATGCACATCAAAAAG GTATCATGCAGCTCGCGATATTGGCACCGTATAGCAATTTAGCAACTTCAGTCGCTGCCGCGCTAGTACCCACCTTACTTGGCCCCAAGATGAAGAGCCCGGAGGAAAGTGAACCCACGAACGCGAATAAAAGCGCGGAAGAGGCAACCGCGGAAGAAG AATCACGGATCACGaccaaagtatataaaatagaggAATCAGTGCGAAAGGAAACGAATCGTGTTACGATTGTACCCACGTGCACCGTACAATCTCCATCGCAAGAACAGAAATCGGCAGTGCCGGAGGTTTATGTGAGACCACCCACTCCCACCCCGTCGACCGCTAATTTGCCGATTATAACTGTGTCTAGTCCGAGTCGCAGAAGCTCAATGGCCAGCCGACGAGGCAGCGACACATCCAACAGATCATCCCGCAGAAATTCAGAGTGTAGCGTCAGATTCGTAAACGAGGACGATACTTCTCCGATCACAGAAGGTAGCCCCAGACGCATGACGGAAGGTAGCCCCAGATATTTGCCGAGGATGCGAGTAGACGAACCACTCGAGAGAAGCCGCTCGCCCGAAAACGTATCGCGACGATATTCGGAGAATATCACGCCGTCGGGCAGCACCAGGGAACTGAGACGTTGTTCCGATTTCACCCATGAGAAAAATCGCGGCTCGCAGTTCGCGACTAAGCTCAGGAGGAACAGCGATTTCGGTAACCGGACACCTAGAAGAATGTTACCGCCTGAAACTGAACATGTTAGATTGCCTAAAGTTTTGGATCTCAGCCCTGTAG GTTCAAGACGCAATTCCGATATTGGTAGCTTTGCATCGTCTCGACCTGATTCGCGTAGAAATTCCGAGAGTTGTTACCGACGTAACTCCGAATTCGTTCATATTAAGccgttaattataaatcgtcGAAGTAGCGATATTAGCATCAAAACTCTGGACAGAAGTCCCACACATTTTCAGAGTATAGTACCTGTAAAGATGGAGACGCAGGAGAAATCCGAATCAGATTCGGATCAACCTGATTGCAGTGAGAAAGCGGCGCTGATGAAGAATAACTTGAAGAGCAAGGATGAAGAGACGAAAGCGCGCAAAAAGAATCTATCATGGAATGACAAAAGCATTGAAGATCCGGAGAATATCACAGCGGAGACTAATTTGCTTCCCGAAACGCCTAACGAAGCAAGAGTTATG GGCACGGATTTTACTCTTCACTCGATACTGAATCATATTGCATATGTGAACCGAGCAAAATCCGACACGCCGTTGCATATACCGGAAGCGGACACCGCGGCTGCCAGAAAGTCTCAGGTGCGAAGAGTATTAAATGTCACGCGTGCCACTGCAATTTTAGGGATTCTTCTGTGTGTCATGGACGCTTTTCGTATTTTTGGACCATatg gACTCTTCGCTGAAACTGTACGATATGGTGCAGAACCGGCACCGACGCAATTTCCAAAGCCGTGGCCATGGCTGTTGTATCAAACGATATCAAGAGCATTTGAACTTGTGATGGGCTGCGCCATGGCGAGTATAACTAAACAGCCATCAGTAAGTCCGCGACATCAATATCTGAGTGGTTATCCTAATTATTCCCCACGCGTAAAGCGGGGAAATAATCCTTACATATGA
- the LOC126852192 gene encoding uncharacterized protein LOC126852192 isoform X2: MDRLANWTHKSLVTAPSWGSVQQDLKWMFLLHSYGFACLFFVLGFYTLFSILNLRSLISSRPFMSTINIFLCLLGASRAACLFIDPYNLKETMPKVIGSIIWDIGYPCITSAFCLIQLAFLQLTKLKFGPEKIQKESCLSLIITAHFFFIIASDITLSSHNCYMAKYVVQAAFLVWSIFLYLAFLHAAYKVDHLLRTMPSSMLTRDNINAHQKGIMQLAILAPYSNLATSVAAALVPTLLGPKMKSPEESEPTNANKSAEEATAEEESRITTKVYKIEESVRKETNRVTIVPTCTVQSPSQEQKSAVPEVYVRPPTPTPSTANLPIITVSSPSRRSSMASRRGSDTSNRSSRRNSECSVRFVNEDDTSPITEGSPRRMTEGSPRYLPRMRVDEPLERSRSPENVSRRYSENITPSGSTRELRRCSDFTHEKNRGSQFATKLRRNSDFGNRTPRRMLPPETEHVRLPKVLDLSPVGSRRNSDIGSFASSRPDSRRNSESCYRRNSEFVHIKPLIINRRSSDISIKTLDRSPTHFQSIVPVKMETQEKSESDSDQPDCSEKAALMKNNLKSKDEETKARKKNLSWNDKSIEDPENITAETNLLPETPNEARVMGTDFTLHSILNHIAYVNRAKSDTPLHIPEADTAAARKSQVRRVLNVTRATAILGILLCVMDAFRIFGPYGLFAETVRYGAEPAPTQFPKPWPWLLYQTISRAFELVMGCAMASITKQPSVSPRHQYLSGYPNYSPRVKRGNNPYI; encoded by the exons ACAAATCACTGGTCACTGCTCCGTCGTGGGGTTCGGTACAACAAGACTTGAAATGGATGTTCCTATTGCATTCGTACGGTTTTGCATGCCTCTTCTTCGTACTTGGGTTTTATACACTCTTCTCTATTCTAAATTTAAG ATCTCTCATATCAAGCCGACCGTTCATGTCcacgattaatatattcctATGTTTACTTGGAGCGTCGCGAGCCGCTTGCCTGTTCATAGATCCATACAATCTGAAGGAGACGATGCCAAAGGTCATCGGATCGATCATATGGGACATTGGATATCCGTGCATCACGTCTGCCTTCTGCCTGATACAATTGGCATTCCTTCAACTGACGAAG CTAAAATTCGGTCCGGAGAAGATACAGAAAGAATCCTGCCTCAGTCTCATCATAACGGCGCATTTCTTCTTCATCATCGCCAGCGACATCACTCTGTCCTCCCATAATTGCTACATGGCGAAATACGTGGTTCAAGCGGCATTTCTCGTATGGAGCATCTTTCTATATCTCGCGTTCCTGCACGCAGCTTACAAAGTCGATCATCTACTTCGTACCATGCCAAGCAGTATGTTAACACGGGATAATATCAATGCACATCAAAAAG GTATCATGCAGCTCGCGATATTGGCACCGTATAGCAATTTAGCAACTTCAGTCGCTGCCGCGCTAGTACCCACCTTACTTGGCCCCAAGATGAAGAGCCCGGAGGAAAGTGAACCCACGAACGCGAATAAAAGCGCGGAAGAGGCAACCGCGGAAGAAG AATCACGGATCACGaccaaagtatataaaatagaggAATCAGTGCGAAAGGAAACGAATCGTGTTACGATTGTACCCACGTGCACCGTACAATCTCCATCGCAAGAACAGAAATCGGCAGTGCCGGAGGTTTATGTGAGACCACCCACTCCCACCCCGTCGACCGCTAATTTGCCGATTATAACTGTGTCTAGTCCGAGTCGCAGAAGCTCAATGGCCAGCCGACGAGGCAGCGACACATCCAACAGATCATCCCGCAGAAATTCAGAGTGTAGCGTCAGATTCGTAAACGAGGACGATACTTCTCCGATCACAGAAGGTAGCCCCAGACGCATGACGGAAGGTAGCCCCAGATATTTGCCGAGGATGCGAGTAGACGAACCACTCGAGAGAAGCCGCTCGCCCGAAAACGTATCGCGACGATATTCGGAGAATATCACGCCGTCGGGCAGCACCAGGGAACTGAGACGTTGTTCCGATTTCACCCATGAGAAAAATCGCGGCTCGCAGTTCGCGACTAAGCTCAGGAGGAACAGCGATTTCGGTAACCGGACACCTAGAAGAATGTTACCGCCTGAAACTGAACATGTTAGATTGCCTAAAGTTTTGGATCTCAGCCCTGTAG GTTCAAGACGCAATTCCGATATTGGTAGCTTTGCATCGTCTCGACCTGATTCGCGTAGAAATTCCGAGAGTTGTTACCGACGTAACTCCGAATTCGTTCATATTAAGccgttaattataaatcgtcGAAGTAGCGATATTAGCATCAAAACTCTGGACAGAAGTCCCACACATTTTCAGAGTATAGTACCTGTAAAGATGGAGACGCAGGAGAAATCCGAATCAGATTCGGATCAACCTGATTGCAGTGAGAAAGCGGCGCTGATGAAGAATAACTTGAAGAGCAAGGATGAAGAGACGAAAGCGCGCAAAAAGAATCTATCATGGAATGACAAAAGCATTGAAGATCCGGAGAATATCACAGCGGAGACTAATTTGCTTCCCGAAACGCCTAACGAAGCAAGAGTTATG GGCACGGATTTTACTCTTCACTCGATACTGAATCATATTGCATATGTGAACCGAGCAAAATCCGACACGCCGTTGCATATACCGGAAGCGGACACCGCGGCTGCCAGAAAGTCTCAGGTGCGAAGAGTATTAAATGTCACGCGTGCCACTGCAATTTTAGGGATTCTTCTGTGTGTCATGGACGCTTTTCGTATTTTTGGACCATatg gACTCTTCGCTGAAACTGTACGATATGGTGCAGAACCGGCACCGACGCAATTTCCAAAGCCGTGGCCATGGCTGTTGTATCAAACGATATCAAGAGCATTTGAACTTGTGATGGGCTGCGCCATGGCGAGTATAACTAAACAGCCATCAGTAAGTCCGCGACATCAATATCTGAGTGGTTATCCTAATTATTCCCCACGCGTAAAGCGGGGAAATAATCCTTACATATGA
- the LOC126852192 gene encoding uncharacterized protein LOC126852192 isoform X1 yields the protein MDRLANWTRVNVTVPTPIAGQNCVSTSSNSAILDKSLVTAPSWGSVQQDLKWMFLLHSYGFACLFFVLGFYTLFSILNLRSLISSRPFMSTINIFLCLLGASRAACLFIDPYNLKETMPKVIGSIIWDIGYPCITSAFCLIQLAFLQLTKLKFGPEKIQKESCLSLIITAHFFFIIASDITLSSHNCYMAKYVVQAAFLVWSIFLYLAFLHAAYKVDHLLRTMPSSMLTRDNINAHQKGIMQLAILAPYSNLATSVAAALVPTLLGPKMKSPEESEPTNANKSAEEATAEEESRITTKVYKIEESVRKETNRVTIVPTCTVQSPSQEQKSAVPEVYVRPPTPTPSTANLPIITVSSPSRRSSMASRRGSDTSNRSSRRNSECSVRFVNEDDTSPITEGSPRRMTEGSPRYLPRMRVDEPLERSRSPENVSRRYSENITPSGSTRELRRCSDFTHEKNRGSQFATKLRRNSDFGNRTPRRMLPPETEHVRLPKVLDLSPVGSRRNSDIGSFASSRPDSRRNSESCYRRNSEFVHIKPLIINRRSSDISIKTLDRSPTHFQSIVPVKMETQEKSESDSDQPDCSEKAALMKNNLKSKDEETKARKKNLSWNDKSIEDPENITAETNLLPETPNEARVMGTDFTLHSILNHIAYVNRAKSDTPLHIPEADTAAARKSQVRRVLNVTRATAILGILLCVMDAFRIFGPYGLFAETVRYGAEPAPTQFPKPWPWLLYQTISRAFELVMGCAMASITKQPSVSPRHQYLSGYPNYSPRVKRGNNPYI from the exons GTGTAAACGTAACGGTCCCCACGCCTATCGCCGGACAAAACTGTGTGTCAACCTCGTCGAATTCTGCAATTCTAGACAAATCACTGGTCACTGCTCCGTCGTGGGGTTCGGTACAACAAGACTTGAAATGGATGTTCCTATTGCATTCGTACGGTTTTGCATGCCTCTTCTTCGTACTTGGGTTTTATACACTCTTCTCTATTCTAAATTTAAG ATCTCTCATATCAAGCCGACCGTTCATGTCcacgattaatatattcctATGTTTACTTGGAGCGTCGCGAGCCGCTTGCCTGTTCATAGATCCATACAATCTGAAGGAGACGATGCCAAAGGTCATCGGATCGATCATATGGGACATTGGATATCCGTGCATCACGTCTGCCTTCTGCCTGATACAATTGGCATTCCTTCAACTGACGAAG CTAAAATTCGGTCCGGAGAAGATACAGAAAGAATCCTGCCTCAGTCTCATCATAACGGCGCATTTCTTCTTCATCATCGCCAGCGACATCACTCTGTCCTCCCATAATTGCTACATGGCGAAATACGTGGTTCAAGCGGCATTTCTCGTATGGAGCATCTTTCTATATCTCGCGTTCCTGCACGCAGCTTACAAAGTCGATCATCTACTTCGTACCATGCCAAGCAGTATGTTAACACGGGATAATATCAATGCACATCAAAAAG GTATCATGCAGCTCGCGATATTGGCACCGTATAGCAATTTAGCAACTTCAGTCGCTGCCGCGCTAGTACCCACCTTACTTGGCCCCAAGATGAAGAGCCCGGAGGAAAGTGAACCCACGAACGCGAATAAAAGCGCGGAAGAGGCAACCGCGGAAGAAG AATCACGGATCACGaccaaagtatataaaatagaggAATCAGTGCGAAAGGAAACGAATCGTGTTACGATTGTACCCACGTGCACCGTACAATCTCCATCGCAAGAACAGAAATCGGCAGTGCCGGAGGTTTATGTGAGACCACCCACTCCCACCCCGTCGACCGCTAATTTGCCGATTATAACTGTGTCTAGTCCGAGTCGCAGAAGCTCAATGGCCAGCCGACGAGGCAGCGACACATCCAACAGATCATCCCGCAGAAATTCAGAGTGTAGCGTCAGATTCGTAAACGAGGACGATACTTCTCCGATCACAGAAGGTAGCCCCAGACGCATGACGGAAGGTAGCCCCAGATATTTGCCGAGGATGCGAGTAGACGAACCACTCGAGAGAAGCCGCTCGCCCGAAAACGTATCGCGACGATATTCGGAGAATATCACGCCGTCGGGCAGCACCAGGGAACTGAGACGTTGTTCCGATTTCACCCATGAGAAAAATCGCGGCTCGCAGTTCGCGACTAAGCTCAGGAGGAACAGCGATTTCGGTAACCGGACACCTAGAAGAATGTTACCGCCTGAAACTGAACATGTTAGATTGCCTAAAGTTTTGGATCTCAGCCCTGTAG GTTCAAGACGCAATTCCGATATTGGTAGCTTTGCATCGTCTCGACCTGATTCGCGTAGAAATTCCGAGAGTTGTTACCGACGTAACTCCGAATTCGTTCATATTAAGccgttaattataaatcgtcGAAGTAGCGATATTAGCATCAAAACTCTGGACAGAAGTCCCACACATTTTCAGAGTATAGTACCTGTAAAGATGGAGACGCAGGAGAAATCCGAATCAGATTCGGATCAACCTGATTGCAGTGAGAAAGCGGCGCTGATGAAGAATAACTTGAAGAGCAAGGATGAAGAGACGAAAGCGCGCAAAAAGAATCTATCATGGAATGACAAAAGCATTGAAGATCCGGAGAATATCACAGCGGAGACTAATTTGCTTCCCGAAACGCCTAACGAAGCAAGAGTTATG GGCACGGATTTTACTCTTCACTCGATACTGAATCATATTGCATATGTGAACCGAGCAAAATCCGACACGCCGTTGCATATACCGGAAGCGGACACCGCGGCTGCCAGAAAGTCTCAGGTGCGAAGAGTATTAAATGTCACGCGTGCCACTGCAATTTTAGGGATTCTTCTGTGTGTCATGGACGCTTTTCGTATTTTTGGACCATatg gACTCTTCGCTGAAACTGTACGATATGGTGCAGAACCGGCACCGACGCAATTTCCAAAGCCGTGGCCATGGCTGTTGTATCAAACGATATCAAGAGCATTTGAACTTGTGATGGGCTGCGCCATGGCGAGTATAACTAAACAGCCATCAGTAAGTCCGCGACATCAATATCTGAGTGGTTATCCTAATTATTCCCCACGCGTAAAGCGGGGAAATAATCCTTACATATGA